From a single Pelobacter seleniigenes DSM 18267 genomic region:
- a CDS encoding homocysteine S-methyltransferase family protein: MKFAEQPLLIFDGACGTNLQLMTISADDWGGCEGCNEILNLSAPHHIEQLHRSMLDAGAMVVETNTFGASRVVLGEYGLQDKVKEINLRAVEIARRAIGNRGDRYVAGSIGPGTKLPSLGHISVADLAAATAEQVDALLEAGVDCLIIETCQDLLQTKTALIVVFEKLAAAGSDLPVLASVTIEQQGTMLVGTDIAAVVATLEPFPLFSLGLNCATGPQDMMSHVTYLSQHWPQRISVIPNQGLPEVVNGETCYPLSPGDYAEQMYRFVTEQGVSIVGGCCGTSPQHIAALASKLGGVQPKQREVSA, encoded by the coding sequence ATGAAGTTTGCTGAACAACCTTTGCTTATTTTTGATGGCGCCTGCGGCACCAATCTGCAGCTGATGACGATCAGCGCAGATGATTGGGGTGGTTGCGAGGGCTGCAACGAAATCCTCAATCTTTCTGCACCACACCATATCGAGCAACTGCACCGCAGTATGCTGGATGCCGGGGCCATGGTGGTTGAAACAAATACCTTCGGGGCCTCCCGGGTGGTGCTTGGTGAGTACGGCCTGCAGGACAAAGTCAAGGAAATCAACCTGCGTGCGGTCGAGATTGCGCGTCGTGCCATCGGCAACCGGGGCGACCGTTATGTCGCCGGGTCTATCGGCCCCGGGACCAAGCTGCCGTCCCTGGGACATATCAGTGTTGCCGATCTTGCCGCAGCCACCGCCGAACAGGTTGACGCACTGCTTGAAGCCGGGGTTGACTGCCTGATTATTGAAACCTGCCAAGACCTGCTGCAGACCAAGACCGCCCTGATTGTGGTGTTTGAAAAACTGGCTGCCGCCGGAAGCGACCTGCCGGTGCTGGCCTCGGTGACCATTGAGCAGCAGGGGACCATGCTGGTTGGTACGGACATTGCCGCTGTGGTTGCGACCCTTGAGCCGTTTCCGTTATTTTCACTGGGCCTGAATTGTGCCACCGGGCCGCAGGATATGATGTCTCATGTTACTTATTTGAGCCAGCACTGGCCGCAACGTATTTCGGTGATCCCCAACCAGGGTCTGCCGGAAGTTGTCAATGGGGAAACCTGCTACCCGTTGAGCCCCGGCGACTATGCCGAACAGATGTATCGTTTCGTGACCGAGCAGGGAGTGAGTATCGTTGGTGGCTGTTGCGGAACCAGTCCGCAGCATATTGCGGCGTTAGCGAGCAAGCTTGGCGGTGTGCAACCCAAACAGCGGGAGGTGTCGGCATGA
- a CDS encoding vitamin B12 dependent-methionine synthase activation domain-containing protein → MKASVASLYQAVELHQEIPPLLLGERCNPNGSKAFREALLAEDWDACLKLALDQEARGAQVLDLCVAYAGRDEVADMVQLTTLFAGSCKAPLMFDSTSPDTLEQVLPLYPGRAIINSINLEDGGANLDRICRLAKKYGAAVVALTINLEGMALTCEKKVAVAKQIYDLAVNKHGLRPQDLLFDLLTFTVGSGDESMRSAAIETLAAIRRVKEELPGVGFTLGVSNISFGLRPAARKVLNSVFLHEAVEAGLNTAIVDAAKVLPYAAISEEDRKICLDLLYNRDPEALMIFIDHFEQAVDNDDADDSDSLRMEELLHQKLLKGDKDGLEDLLSGLRGRWQPLDIINNLLVPAMREVGDLFGRGELLLPFVLQSAEVMKQSVALLEPYMEKLADEGRTSILLATVAGDVHDIGKNLVDIILTNNGYKVHNIGIKVPAEEIIAKARELQVDVIGLSGLLVKSALLMKENLAQFQGVALQQPILLGGAALTRKFVAQDCVPNYQQPVVYCADAFAGLKAMRDFEAGKLVATDWSDNAVVSNRPGPPTDVLDRSFIPPAVPFTGRRTVTDVDPEILFKYLNEAALFRGRWGYRRGKMAKEEYEKLNEQTVLPLFHRLKEQALNEGWLQPKVAYGYFDCSSAGNDLLIHSGEGDKLFSFPRQEHAPGLCIADYFRTREEGGDVAGFFVVTIGAALAEKTRELYETDSYHDYLMLHGLGVELTDALAEYWHEQMRVEMGIQQGASDMAAYVAQGYQGSRFGFGYPSCPDLGAHLPLFELLRPEEIGVSLTESFEMVPEMTTSAIVAHHPQAKYFAV, encoded by the coding sequence ATGAAAGCATCTGTTGCCAGCCTTTACCAGGCGGTTGAACTGCATCAGGAAATCCCGCCGCTGTTGCTCGGTGAACGCTGTAACCCCAATGGGTCTAAAGCTTTTCGTGAAGCCTTGCTGGCGGAAGACTGGGACGCCTGCCTGAAATTGGCCCTGGATCAGGAGGCCCGTGGTGCGCAGGTGCTCGACCTGTGCGTGGCCTACGCCGGTCGCGACGAAGTTGCCGATATGGTCCAGCTGACGACCCTCTTTGCCGGCTCCTGCAAGGCCCCGTTGATGTTCGATTCCACCAGTCCGGACACCCTGGAGCAGGTGCTGCCCCTTTATCCTGGGCGGGCCATTATCAATTCCATCAACCTCGAAGACGGCGGAGCCAATCTCGACCGCATCTGCCGGCTGGCTAAAAAGTATGGTGCCGCCGTGGTCGCCCTGACCATCAACCTGGAAGGGATGGCCCTGACTTGCGAGAAAAAGGTCGCGGTTGCCAAACAGATTTATGACCTGGCGGTCAACAAACACGGGCTGCGGCCGCAGGATCTGCTCTTTGACCTGCTGACCTTTACGGTCGGCTCAGGTGATGAGTCCATGCGCTCTGCAGCGATTGAAACCCTGGCCGCGATTCGCCGGGTCAAGGAAGAACTGCCCGGGGTCGGTTTTACCCTCGGCGTCAGCAATATCAGCTTCGGCCTGCGGCCGGCGGCCCGTAAGGTGCTTAACTCGGTGTTTCTGCACGAAGCGGTTGAGGCCGGTTTGAATACCGCCATTGTTGATGCGGCCAAAGTCCTGCCCTATGCAGCGATCAGTGAGGAAGACCGAAAGATCTGTCTTGATCTGCTCTACAATCGCGACCCGGAAGCACTGATGATCTTTATCGATCACTTTGAGCAGGCCGTTGATAATGACGATGCTGATGACAGTGACAGCTTGCGGATGGAAGAACTGTTGCATCAGAAGCTCCTCAAAGGGGACAAGGATGGCTTGGAAGACCTGCTCAGCGGATTGCGCGGTCGCTGGCAGCCTCTTGATATTATTAATAACCTGCTGGTTCCGGCGATGCGTGAGGTCGGCGATCTGTTCGGGCGCGGAGAACTGCTGCTCCCCTTTGTGCTGCAGTCGGCCGAAGTGATGAAGCAGAGCGTTGCTCTGCTTGAGCCCTATATGGAGAAGCTTGCTGATGAGGGTCGTACCTCCATCCTTTTGGCAACGGTTGCCGGTGACGTGCATGATATTGGTAAAAACCTGGTCGATATTATTCTCACCAACAATGGTTATAAGGTTCATAACATTGGTATCAAGGTGCCGGCGGAAGAAATTATTGCCAAAGCCAGGGAATTGCAGGTCGATGTCATCGGTCTGTCCGGGTTGTTGGTCAAATCTGCCCTGTTGATGAAAGAAAATCTGGCTCAATTTCAGGGTGTTGCACTGCAGCAGCCGATACTGCTCGGTGGTGCTGCGCTGACCCGTAAATTTGTCGCCCAGGATTGTGTGCCTAATTATCAACAGCCGGTCGTCTACTGTGCCGATGCTTTTGCCGGCTTAAAGGCGATGCGTGATTTTGAGGCGGGCAAGCTGGTTGCGACTGACTGGTCCGATAATGCGGTGGTCAGCAACCGGCCTGGGCCGCCGACAGATGTGCTCGATCGGTCATTTATACCACCGGCCGTGCCCTTTACCGGGCGCCGGACCGTGACCGATGTCGACCCGGAAATACTCTTTAAATATCTCAACGAAGCCGCGCTGTTTCGCGGTCGGTGGGGCTATCGGCGCGGCAAAATGGCCAAGGAAGAGTATGAAAAGCTCAATGAACAGACCGTACTGCCGCTGTTTCACCGGCTCAAGGAGCAGGCTTTGAATGAAGGCTGGCTGCAACCCAAGGTGGCCTACGGCTATTTTGATTGCAGCAGTGCCGGAAATGATTTGCTTATTCATAGCGGCGAAGGCGACAAACTGTTTAGTTTCCCACGCCAGGAGCATGCTCCCGGTCTTTGCATCGCCGATTATTTCCGCACCCGGGAAGAGGGTGGGGATGTTGCCGGTTTCTTTGTTGTGACCATCGGTGCCGCTTTAGCGGAAAAGACCCGTGAGTTATATGAGACCGACAGCTATCATGACTACCTGATGCTTCACGGTCTGGGCGTGGAATTGACCGATGCCCTGGCTGAATACTGGCATGAGCAGATGCGGGTTGAAATGGGGATTCAACAGGGCGCCAGCGACATGGCCGCTTATGTTGCCCAGGGCTACCAGGGCTCCCGGTTTGGCTTCGGCTATCCGTCCTGCCCGGATCTGGGGGCTCATCTGCCGCTCTTCGAACTGCTGCGGCCGGAAGAGATCGGTGTGTCGTTAACGGAGTCTTTCGAAATGGTCCCGGAGATGACTACGTCTGCCATTGTCGCTCATCACCCCCAAGCCAAATATTTTGCGGTTTGA
- a CDS encoding rubredoxin, translating into MRYICTCCGYIYDPAKGDDMNQIPPGVAFEDLPDSWVCPLCYADRDKFDPLD; encoded by the coding sequence ATGCGTTATATCTGTACCTGTTGTGGCTATATTTATGACCCCGCCAAGGGGGATGATATGAATCAGATTCCGCCCGGAGTTGCCTTCGAAGACCTGCCGGACAGCTGGGTCTGTCCACTGTGTTATGCTGATCGGGATAAGTTCGATCCGCTGGATTGA
- a CDS encoding methylenetetrahydrofolate reductase encodes MVKISIELVPRSEESLRRELSQVRSHFPQVERINIPDILRFDLRSWDGCAIAGDYFPKTIPHLRAIDFDPDAPLQIVDKLSNAGIEAVLVITGDLPQDMGHKCYRTNCLEMIRRLKRELPQLKVYAGMDPYRSGIKEEIDYVKAKHDAGADAFFTQPFFDLRLMEIYQGFLQHVDVYWGVSPVLTENSQNYWENKNNAVFPPDFAPNLTWNRDFAAKALEFARANNSNIYFMPIRTDIVKYLHGII; translated from the coding sequence ATGGTTAAAATATCGATAGAACTTGTTCCAAGAAGTGAAGAATCCCTGCGCCGTGAACTGAGCCAGGTTCGCAGTCACTTCCCCCAGGTTGAGCGCATCAACATTCCTGATATCCTGCGCTTCGACTTACGTAGCTGGGATGGCTGCGCTATTGCCGGCGACTATTTCCCGAAGACCATCCCTCATTTACGTGCCATCGACTTTGATCCGGATGCCCCGCTGCAGATTGTCGACAAACTCAGCAACGCCGGGATTGAAGCGGTGCTGGTTATTACCGGCGACCTGCCGCAGGACATGGGGCATAAATGTTATCGCACCAACTGCCTGGAAATGATCCGTCGGCTCAAGCGCGAACTGCCTCAGCTCAAGGTCTATGCCGGCATGGATCCCTATCGTAGCGGAATCAAGGAAGAGATCGATTACGTCAAGGCAAAACATGATGCCGGAGCCGATGCCTTTTTCACCCAGCCCTTCTTCGATCTGCGGCTGATGGAAATCTACCAGGGCTTTCTGCAGCACGTCGATGTCTACTGGGGAGTCTCCCCGGTGCTGACGGAAAACAGCCAGAATTACTGGGAAAACAAAAACAATGCCGTTTTTCCCCCGGATTTTGCGCCGAACCTGACCTGGAACCGGGATTTCGCAGCAAAAGCCCTTGAGTTCGCCCGCGCTAATAACAGTAACATCTATTTCATGCCGATCCGCACCGACATCGTCAAATATCTGCACGGCATTATTTAG
- the amrA gene encoding AmmeMemoRadiSam system protein A, whose translation MLNDHDAAALLEIAREAIIKGVKQQLYSPSPREEKALNQKSGCFVTIKQNNMLRGCIGNFQARQPLFREVAEMAKASACQDPRFPPMAVVDLANFKLEITVLSPLQKIDDTELIQVGEHGIYIEKGLNRGVLLPQVATEQGWDRKTFLEQTCRKAGLPAEAWQSPDADIYLFSGQVITEKD comes from the coding sequence ATGCTGAATGACCATGACGCCGCCGCCCTGCTGGAGATTGCCCGCGAAGCAATCATCAAAGGGGTCAAACAACAATTATATTCCCCTTCTCCCCGCGAAGAAAAAGCTCTGAATCAAAAATCAGGATGCTTTGTCACCATCAAACAGAACAATATGCTGCGGGGCTGTATCGGCAACTTTCAGGCCCGCCAACCGCTATTTCGGGAAGTTGCCGAAATGGCAAAAGCCTCAGCCTGCCAGGATCCCAGATTTCCCCCCATGGCTGTTGTTGATCTGGCAAATTTCAAACTTGAGATTACCGTGCTCTCACCGCTCCAGAAAATCGACGACACCGAACTTATTCAGGTCGGCGAACATGGGATCTACATCGAAAAGGGTCTCAATCGCGGGGTTCTTCTGCCTCAAGTGGCCACGGAACAGGGTTGGGACAGAAAAACCTTTCTGGAACAGACCTGCCGCAAAGCCGGATTGCCGGCGGAGGCCTGGCAGTCACCTGATGCGGATATCTATCTGTTCAGCGGCCAAGTCATTACAGAAAAAGATTAA